Proteins from a genomic interval of Thamnophis elegans isolate rThaEle1 chromosome 2, rThaEle1.pri, whole genome shotgun sequence:
- the LMAN2 gene encoding vesicular integral-membrane protein VIP36, whose product MVLSPLLFLPLLLAGTAPPGAADLTDGNNEHLKREHSLIKPYQGVGSSSMPLWDFQGSTMLTSQYVRLTPDERSKEGSIWNRVPCFLKDWELHVHFKVHGAGKKNLHGDGFALWYTQDRLTAGPVFGSKDKFHGLAVFLDTYPNEETTERVFPYISAMVNNGSLTYDHSKDGRWTELAGCTADIRNQNHDTFLAVRYSRGRLTVMTDVEDKNEWKNCFDVAGVRLPTGYFFGASAGTGDLSDNHDIISMKLFQLMVEHSPEDENIDWTKIEPSVSLFKSPKDNVDDPTGNFRSGPLTGWKVFLLLLCSLLGIIVCAVVGAVVFQKRQERNKRFY is encoded by the exons ATGGTGCTGTCACCCCTGCTGTTTCTTCCGCTCCTCTTGGCCGGGACCGCGCCTCCAGGAGCCGCGGACCTCACAGATGGCAACAACGAGCATCTAAAACGGGAACACTCGCTTATCAAGCCTTATCAGG GGGTTGGCTCCAGTTCAATGCCTCTCTGGGATTTTCAAGGGAGTACAATGTTGACTAGCCAGTATGTTCGACTGACCCCTGATGAGCGCAGCAAAGAAGGTTCTATCTGGAACCGGGTG ccCTGTTTTCTGAAGGATTGGGAGCTTCATGTCCATTTTAAAGTTCATGGGGCAGGGAAGAAGAATCTCCATGGAGATGGTTTTGCCCTGTGGTACACTCAGGACCGCCTTACTGCAG gaCCTGTATTTGGCAGTAAAGACAAATTTCATGGATTGGCCGTTTTCCTGGATACCTATCCCAATGAGGAAACTACTGAG CGTGTGTTTCCTTACATTTCTGCCATGGTTAACAATGGATCCCTGACCTATGACCATAGTAAAGATGGTCGCTGGACGGAGCTGGCAGGGTGCACAGCTGACATTCGTAATCAGAACCACGACACCTTTTTGGCTGTCCGATATTCTCGGGGGCGTCTGACG GTGATGACTGATGTGGAGgataaaaatgaatggaaaaacTGCTTTGATGTTGCAGGAGTCCGATTACCCACTGGTTATTTCTTTGGGGCTTCTGCTGGTACAGGAGATCTATCTG ATAATCATGATATCATTTCAATGAAGCTATTTCAGTTGATGGTGGAACATTCCCCAGAGGACGAAAACATTGACTGGACAAAGATTGAGCCCAGCGTCAGTCTTTTCAAATCACCCAAAG ataATGTAGATGATCCAACAGGAAACTTTCGTAGTGGGCCCTTGACAGGCTGGAAAGTGTTCTTACTATTACTATGTTCTCTACTTGGCATCATTGTATGTGCTGTGGTGGGGGCTGTGGTTTTCCAGAAACGCCAGGAGCGGAACAAGCGGTTTTACTAA